A single Ammospiza caudacuta isolate bAmmCau1 chromosome 14, bAmmCau1.pri, whole genome shotgun sequence DNA region contains:
- the ZC4H2 gene encoding zinc finger C4H2 domain-containing protein isoform X1: protein MADEQEIMCKLESIKEIRNKTLQMEKIKARLKAEFEALESEERHLKEYKQEMDLLLQEKMAHVEELRLIHADINVMENTIKQSENDLNKLLESTRRLHEEYKPLKEHVDALRMTLGLQRLPDLCEEEEKLSLDYFEKQKAEWQTEPQEPPIPESLAAAAAAAQQLQVARKQDTRQTATFRQQPPPMKACLSCHQQIHRNAPICPLCKAKSRSRNPKKPKRKQDE, encoded by the exons ATGGCAGATGAGCAAGAAATAATGTGCAAACTCGAGAGCATCAAGGAGATCAG GAATAAGACTTTgcagatggaaaaaataaaggcaagacTGAAAGCAGAATTTGAAGCCCTGGAGTCTGAGGAGAGGCACCTGAAAGAATACAAACAAGAAatggacctgctgctgcaggagaagatGGCTCACGTGGAGGAGCTGAGGCTGATCCACGCTGACATTAACGTG ATGGAGAACACCATCAAGCAGTCTGAGAACGATCTGAACAAGCTCCTGGAGTCGACGCGCCGGCTGCACGAGGAGTACAAGCCCCTCAAGGAGCACGTGGATGCCTTGAGGATGACCCTGGGTCTGCAGAGGCTGCCAGACCTgtgtgaggaggaagagaaactGTCCCTCGA CTactttgaaaagcagaaagcagaatgGCAGACAGAACCACAGGAGCCTCCCATCCCAGAgtctctggctgcagctgcagcagctgcccaacAGCTGCAGGTGGCCAGGAAGCAAGACACCAGACAGACAGCGACTTTCAGACAGCAGCCACCTCCAATGAAG GCGTGTCTGTCGTGTCACCAGCAAATCCACCGGAACGCGCCCATTTGTCCCCTGTGCAAAGCCAAGAGCCGCTCTCggaaccccaaaaagcccaagAGGAAACAGGATGAATGA
- the ZC4H2 gene encoding zinc finger C4H2 domain-containing protein isoform X2, which translates to MADEQEIMCKLESIKEIRNKTLQMEKIKARLKAEFEALESEERHLKEYKQEMDLLLQEKMAHVEELRLIHADINVMENTIKQSENDLNKLLESTRRLHEEYKPLKEHVDALRMTLGLQRLPDLCEEEEKLSLERVCRVTSKSTGTRPFVPCAKPRAALGTPKSPRGNRMNEIQKIVTSSCPSTLPVEWQICPDFAELQTQV; encoded by the exons ATGGCAGATGAGCAAGAAATAATGTGCAAACTCGAGAGCATCAAGGAGATCAG GAATAAGACTTTgcagatggaaaaaataaaggcaagacTGAAAGCAGAATTTGAAGCCCTGGAGTCTGAGGAGAGGCACCTGAAAGAATACAAACAAGAAatggacctgctgctgcaggagaagatGGCTCACGTGGAGGAGCTGAGGCTGATCCACGCTGACATTAACGTG ATGGAGAACACCATCAAGCAGTCTGAGAACGATCTGAACAAGCTCCTGGAGTCGACGCGCCGGCTGCACGAGGAGTACAAGCCCCTCAAGGAGCACGTGGATGCCTTGAGGATGACCCTGGGTCTGCAGAGGCTGCCAGACCTgtgtgaggaggaagagaaactGTCCCTCGA GCGTGTCTGTCGTGTCACCAGCAAATCCACCGGAACGCGCCCATTTGTCCCCTGTGCAAAGCCAAGAGCCGCTCTCggaaccccaaaaagcccaagAGGAAACAGGATGAATGAAATCCAGAAGATTGTGaccagctcctgtcccagtaCTCTTCCAGTAGAATGGCAAATTTGCCCAGACTTTGCTGAATTGCAGACTCAAGTATGA